The following are encoded together in the Oceanobacillus zhaokaii genome:
- the araA gene encoding L-arabinose isomerase, whose product MSTMGKKEFWFVVGSQHLYGEEALAEVKANAQKITDALNESGVLPYPLVLQDLAVNADKITSTMKEVNYRDEVAGVITWMHTFSPAKMWIRGTKLLQKPLLHLATQFNESIPWQTIDMDFMNLNQAAHGDREYGFINARLNKQNKVVVGYWERSEVQQQIADWMDVAVAYNESFHIKVARFGDNMRNVAVTDGDKIEAQIQLGWTVDYFGIGDLVQYVNAVKEEEIDALFEEYANLYEFDYGTYSKEEWEASVKVQASYEIAIKRFLDDGGYNAFTSNFEDLYGMKQLPGLAVQRLMAQGYGFAGEGDWKTAALDRLLKVMSHNQSTGFMEDYTYELAEGQESILQSHMLEVDPTLASNKPKIIVSPLGIGDREDPARLVFDGKAGDGVVVSMADFGTHYKLLINEVTAFEPTAPAPNLPVARVLWRVLPNFQDGVKAWIENGGGHHTVVSLNLTTDQIISYAKLVDLEYVVIK is encoded by the coding sequence ATGTCAACAATGGGGAAAAAAGAATTTTGGTTTGTAGTAGGATCACAGCATCTATATGGAGAAGAAGCGTTAGCAGAGGTTAAAGCGAACGCACAAAAGATAACAGATGCTTTAAATGAAAGCGGTGTTTTGCCTTATCCGTTAGTATTGCAGGATTTAGCTGTTAATGCGGATAAAATCACAAGCACGATGAAAGAGGTTAACTATCGTGATGAGGTTGCGGGAGTTATCACTTGGATGCATACTTTCTCACCTGCAAAAATGTGGATTCGCGGAACAAAGTTACTGCAAAAACCGCTGCTTCATTTAGCAACACAATTTAATGAAAGTATTCCATGGCAAACGATTGATATGGACTTTATGAATCTAAACCAAGCAGCACACGGTGACCGTGAATATGGGTTTATCAATGCACGTTTAAATAAACAAAATAAAGTTGTAGTCGGATACTGGGAACGCTCTGAAGTACAACAGCAAATTGCAGATTGGATGGATGTAGCCGTTGCTTATAATGAAAGCTTCCATATCAAGGTTGCTCGTTTCGGTGACAACATGCGGAATGTTGCAGTTACCGATGGTGATAAGATAGAAGCACAAATCCAATTAGGCTGGACAGTGGACTACTTTGGTATTGGAGACTTAGTACAATACGTAAATGCTGTAAAGGAAGAAGAGATTGATGCATTATTTGAGGAGTATGCAAATCTTTATGAATTTGATTATGGTACATACAGTAAGGAAGAGTGGGAGGCTAGCGTAAAAGTTCAAGCAAGCTATGAAATTGCGATTAAACGTTTCCTTGACGATGGTGGATACAATGCCTTTACTTCTAACTTTGAAGATTTATATGGCATGAAACAGCTCCCTGGTCTTGCGGTTCAGCGTCTAATGGCACAGGGGTATGGATTTGCTGGTGAAGGAGACTGGAAAACTGCAGCACTTGATCGTTTACTCAAGGTGATGAGCCATAACCAATCAACAGGATTTATGGAAGATTACACATATGAATTAGCTGAAGGCCAAGAATCAATTCTTCAATCACATATGCTCGAAGTAGACCCAACGTTAGCAAGCAACAAACCAAAAATTATCGTATCACCATTAGGGATTGGTGATCGTGAGGATCCGGCACGTTTAGTATTTGACGGAAAAGCAGGAGACGGTGTGGTTGTCTCGATGGCAGACTTTGGTACGCATTACAAGCTTTTGATCAATGAAGTTACTGCATTTGAGCCAACTGCTCCAGCTCCGAATCTTCCGGTGGCTCGTGTACTTTGGAGAGTGTTGCCAAACTTCCAGGATGGGGTTAAAGCTTGGATTGAAAATGGCGGTGGTCATCATACAGTTGTTTCATTGAATTTAACGACAGACCAAATTATAAGCTATGCAAAACTCGTTGACTTGGAATATGTAGTGATTAAGTAA
- a CDS encoding L-ribulose-5-phosphate 4-epimerase, producing MLEHLKEEVFQANLDLPKYGLVKYTWGNASAFDYDSGLFVIKPSGVDYETMKASDMVVVDLDGNVVEGKLNPSSDTLTHAVLYKHYPEIGGIVHTHSTWATIWAQAGLDVPAMGTTHADTFYGSVPCARFLTQEEIDRGYEVETGNVIIETFQERGLDILAVPGVLLHGHAPFTWGKDVQSAVMNSVVLEEVAKMNLFARELNRFAEVLPQRILDKHYLRKHGENAYYGQK from the coding sequence GTGCTGGAACATTTGAAGGAAGAAGTATTTCAAGCTAATCTAGACTTACCTAAATACGGACTCGTGAAATATACATGGGGAAATGCAAGTGCATTTGATTATGATAGCGGTTTATTCGTTATCAAACCCAGTGGTGTCGATTATGAAACTATGAAAGCTAGTGATATGGTAGTCGTTGATTTAGATGGAAATGTTGTGGAAGGAAAATTGAATCCATCGTCGGATACGCTGACTCACGCAGTACTCTATAAACATTACCCTGAGATTGGTGGCATCGTCCACACGCATTCAACATGGGCGACCATTTGGGCTCAAGCAGGCCTTGATGTACCAGCGATGGGAACGACGCATGCAGACACATTTTATGGTTCGGTACCTTGTGCCCGCTTCTTGACACAAGAGGAGATTGATCGTGGCTATGAAGTCGAAACTGGCAATGTAATTATCGAAACCTTTCAGGAACGTGGATTGGATATTTTAGCAGTTCCAGGTGTCTTGCTTCATGGTCATGCTCCATTTACTTGGGGAAAAGATGTTCAATCAGCGGTGATGAATAGCGTTGTACTAGAGGAAGTAGCAAAAATGAATTTATTTGCACGTGAATTAAATCGTTTTGCTGAAGTATTGCCACAACGAATTTTAGATAAACACTATCTGCGAAAACATGGAGAAAATGCCTATTATGGGCAAAAATAA
- a CDS encoding xylulokinase — protein MNTNQVNTKEAIAKGETSLGIEFGSTRIKAVLIDNRFETIASGSYEWENRLENGFWTYNLVDIITGLQTAYSDMKQEVERNYGITIRTIGSIGFSAMMHGYMAFDKTGELLVPFRTWRNTTTTVAARELTDLFQFNVPERWSIAHLYQAILNEEKHLPRIDFITTLAGYIHWLLTGNKSIGIGDASGMFPIDETTGDYNASMVKQFDERIGDRDYPWELKDILPKVYTAGEQAGGLTEVGARILDRSRNLQPGIPFCPPEGDAGTGMVATNSVRKRTGNISVGTSVFAMIVLEKELSKVYPEIDLVTTPNGSPVAMVHANNCSSDINAWLGLFREFYEAMGQKVETDQLFGVMLNKALEADPDGGGLLSYGYFSGENITGLEEGRPLFVRSPESNFNLANFMRTHLFTAFGALKIGMDILTKGENVAIDGILAHGGLFKTPVVGQKIVAAAMNVPISVMDTAGEGGAWGIAILASYMINQDQNESLEDFLDNKVFENVDGKEIYPDELDIQGFEEFIERYKKGLAIEKTAVEHLVLPVENRRN, from the coding sequence GTGAATACAAATCAAGTAAACACTAAGGAAGCAATCGCTAAGGGAGAAACCTCACTTGGAATCGAATTCGGATCGACACGCATAAAAGCAGTGCTGATAGATAATCGTTTTGAAACAATCGCATCTGGAAGTTATGAATGGGAAAACCGCTTGGAAAACGGATTTTGGACATACAACTTAGTGGATATTATTACTGGGCTGCAAACAGCTTATAGCGATATGAAGCAAGAAGTTGAACGTAATTATGGAATTACTATTCGAACAATAGGTTCCATTGGATTTTCTGCCATGATGCACGGATATATGGCCTTTGACAAAACTGGAGAACTGCTTGTGCCGTTTCGTACTTGGCGTAATACAACCACCACCGTTGCAGCAAGAGAATTAACGGATTTGTTTCAATTTAATGTCCCTGAAAGGTGGAGTATTGCTCACCTCTATCAAGCGATATTAAATGAAGAAAAGCATTTGCCTCGTATTGACTTTATTACCACTTTAGCTGGATATATTCACTGGTTACTGACTGGAAATAAGTCCATCGGTATTGGAGATGCTTCGGGAATGTTCCCGATTGATGAGACAACTGGTGACTACAATGCATCAATGGTCAAGCAGTTTGATGAACGAATTGGTGACAGGGATTATCCTTGGGAGCTTAAAGATATTCTTCCAAAGGTATATACAGCGGGAGAACAGGCAGGGGGATTAACAGAGGTTGGAGCAAGAATTCTGGATAGATCCCGAAATCTGCAACCAGGCATCCCGTTTTGTCCACCAGAGGGTGATGCGGGAACAGGGATGGTTGCTACAAATAGTGTGAGGAAGCGTACAGGGAATATTTCTGTAGGAACCTCCGTTTTTGCCATGATTGTATTAGAGAAAGAACTTTCGAAAGTCTATCCAGAAATTGATTTGGTTACTACACCAAACGGCAGTCCAGTCGCGATGGTTCATGCAAATAACTGTTCAAGTGATATCAATGCATGGCTAGGCTTGTTCCGTGAGTTCTATGAGGCGATGGGGCAAAAGGTTGAAACAGATCAATTATTCGGTGTGATGCTGAATAAAGCTTTGGAAGCGGATCCAGATGGTGGCGGCTTGCTCAGTTATGGTTATTTCTCTGGTGAAAATATAACAGGATTAGAAGAAGGCCGACCATTATTTGTTCGTTCACCAGAGAGTAATTTCAATTTAGCAAACTTTATGCGGACGCATCTTTTTACTGCATTTGGTGCCTTGAAAATCGGCATGGATATTTTGACAAAGGGAGAAAATGTCGCCATTGATGGCATTTTAGCACATGGTGGTTTATTTAAAACTCCTGTAGTCGGGCAAAAAATTGTTGCAGCGGCGATGAATGTTCCGATTTCTGTGATGGATACAGCTGGAGAAGGTGGTGCCTGGGGAATTGCGATTCTAGCTTCTTATATGATAAATCAAGATCAAAATGAAAGTTTAGAAGACTTCCTTGACAATAAAGTCTTTGAAAATGTTGACGGGAAAGAAATTTATCCAGATGAACTCGACATTCAGGGATTTGAAGAATTTATAGAGCGATATAAGAAAGGTTTAGCGATCGAGAAGACTGCTGTAGAACACTTGGTTTTACCAGTAGAGAACAGGAGGAATTGA
- a CDS encoding GntR family transcriptional regulator, with translation MKPKYQYQVIIDDIKSKILSGEYSVLEKIPTETALQEKYNVSRHTVRKAILELSNEGFLKSEKGSGTYVSNQYQYKSSANPNNRTIGVITTYISDYIFPSIIRGIEGRLNEENYSLLLASTNNDVQQEKKALEMMLSYGVDGLIVEPTKSNLYNPNIAYYLSFKEQDIPFIMINAYYEELDVPFLCLDDVQSSYLATKELISKGHTQIGLISKTDDLQGKFRMKGYIKALSEAKLRFEPEHVYSYNTETKQDLYSNLMEFLNNNRDAMTAIVCYNDEVGFIVANLCRHLGISIPEELSIIGQDNSYIAKNASIKLTTLTHPQEQMGRDAADWIIKKLQGRKDLPNEYYYQPELIEGETVKELDVK, from the coding sequence ATGAAACCAAAGTATCAGTATCAAGTCATCATTGATGATATAAAAAGTAAAATACTTTCAGGAGAATATAGCGTATTAGAAAAAATTCCTACTGAAACTGCCTTGCAAGAAAAGTACAATGTAAGCCGGCACACCGTTCGTAAGGCCATTTTAGAACTATCAAATGAAGGATTCCTAAAAAGCGAAAAAGGATCCGGTACATACGTTAGCAACCAATATCAATATAAATCCAGCGCAAACCCTAATAATAGAACCATTGGTGTAATCACAACCTACATTTCTGATTACATTTTCCCATCGATTATTCGAGGAATCGAAGGAAGATTGAATGAGGAGAATTATTCCTTGTTATTAGCAAGTACAAATAATGATGTCCAACAAGAAAAAAAGGCGCTGGAAATGATGTTGTCATATGGTGTCGATGGTTTGATTGTCGAACCAACGAAAAGTAATTTATACAATCCAAATATTGCTTATTACTTATCTTTTAAGGAACAGGATATTCCATTCATCATGATTAATGCTTATTATGAAGAACTAGATGTACCTTTCTTATGTCTTGATGACGTGCAGTCAAGTTATCTTGCAACAAAGGAATTGATTTCCAAAGGACACACACAAATTGGACTTATCTCAAAAACGGATGATTTACAAGGTAAGTTTCGTATGAAAGGTTATATAAAGGCGCTTAGCGAAGCAAAATTACGATTCGAACCCGAGCATGTTTATTCTTACAACACAGAGACAAAGCAGGATTTATACTCTAACTTGATGGAATTTCTAAATAATAATAGAGACGCTATGACTGCAATAGTCTGCTATAACGATGAGGTAGGATTCATAGTGGCAAATTTATGCAGACATCTTGGTATTTCTATTCCCGAAGAATTGTCAATTATTGGCCAAGACAATTCTTATATAGCCAAAAATGCTAGCATCAAACTAACAACATTAACACACCCACAAGAACAAATGGGACGTGATGCAGCAGATTGGATTATTAAGAAATTACAGGGAAGGAAAGACTTACCGAATGAATACTATTATCAACCAGAGCTGATTGAAGGAGAAACCGTAAAAGAATTGGATGTGAAATAA
- a CDS encoding DUF6574 domain-containing protein: MLVCSNCNNHQEDGKFCGVCGGALKQALSEEQFNGSIEQSGVSSANSGAAALETQAQPTATAIKSGVSQYWSYFLSLFKNPTRAFQSNEKHYLNGLITLALYAIIFSLSIYFLTNSLMRSFGGFFGESVPFFALVSRLAIAVIITFVITFGSAFAMIRFAKNQETFKTIIAQYGSIIVPFTALNVVAMLGGLIGSYQLTFIPLVISVIFTFTFVPVLFVFEKVSNINKNGQKVYLSLATIVLISLISYILGDALLSSLVEDIEDLLYYVW, from the coding sequence ATGTTAGTTTGTTCAAATTGCAACAATCATCAAGAGGATGGTAAATTTTGTGGAGTTTGTGGAGGAGCTCTAAAGCAAGCTTTAAGTGAAGAACAATTCAATGGAAGCATCGAGCAGTCTGGCGTCAGCTCTGCAAATTCTGGTGCTGCAGCATTGGAAACTCAGGCGCAACCGACTGCAACAGCGATTAAAAGCGGGGTAAGTCAGTATTGGTCTTATTTTTTAAGCTTATTCAAAAATCCTACCCGTGCATTTCAATCGAATGAAAAACACTATCTGAATGGATTAATAACCCTGGCATTATATGCAATTATCTTTTCATTAAGTATTTACTTTCTTACAAACTCATTAATGCGTTCATTTGGTGGTTTTTTCGGAGAATCTGTTCCATTTTTTGCATTAGTTTCTCGACTTGCAATAGCAGTCATCATAACATTCGTCATTACTTTTGGAAGTGCATTTGCAATGATTAGATTTGCAAAAAATCAGGAAACATTCAAAACGATTATTGCACAATATGGCTCCATCATCGTACCATTCACTGCACTAAACGTAGTTGCAATGCTCGGAGGCTTAATTGGATCATACCAACTAACATTCATACCGCTAGTAATTTCTGTTATATTTACGTTTACATTTGTACCTGTTTTATTTGTATTTGAAAAAGTATCAAACATTAATAAGAACGGACAAAAGGTATATCTCAGTCTGGCAACAATTGTATTAATCAGTCTTATTTCTTATATCTTAGGTGATGCGCTGCTATCAAGCTTAGTGGAGGATATTGAAGATCTATTATACTATGTTTGGTAA
- a CDS encoding zinc ribbon domain-containing protein, producing the protein MDKFCKECGSSITDSLNFCQHCGHKLEATKEQPKETAVTRVKQTRNYTKKQKILISAAGALLIIIAGFYLWGKSYTSPENTVERFVDALNEKDAETVQELTILNGSSISKAEANALISLAKEDKDSLNLDTSNLKAFSSDNELFTIIDNGKWLGIFPRYGFSLLPQYAAVSIPFDGVASTFNEQEFPILESDESQVVYGPMAPGKYSLRSSFSGEYTEVESDESIILADSYSDWVSHSVELGAAYVTLELFNNHGVPIKNAYITLNKKKIPFDEDLRIESLGPLNLDGSVKVTPTVETNWGEVESESIALEETYYEIGANTLSKTLMDELSEAILLYGEEYAKANASYDPSLFTNITDDMRETFQYNFEYYRGEGDYFSGQLNSIEVDYNNLRFDSDQYISVPAKFYFTSASHREGEKVDLGERIDHTDVEIIYDSSAKKWLINSSYSVDSWFDDNFTAATTLKGSQKFYKASKTAAATDSEGEASSTDLNSDVEETTLNYIYQLVEAINANDYDIVRPYIKDGSSLNTMQQDLVDRLNESGMTQEVISASVSNIEENNGKWIVTTDETIKLTYESGDEETKDYTWNYTVEQVEEGVVLTDME; encoded by the coding sequence ATGGATAAGTTTTGTAAAGAGTGCGGGAGTTCTATAACGGATTCCTTAAACTTCTGTCAGCATTGCGGACATAAACTGGAAGCAACGAAAGAACAGCCTAAAGAAACTGCTGTAACTCGTGTCAAGCAGACAAGGAATTATACTAAAAAGCAAAAGATATTGATAAGTGCAGCGGGAGCTCTATTAATTATCATCGCTGGCTTTTACTTATGGGGGAAATCATATACTTCTCCTGAAAATACGGTGGAAAGATTCGTTGATGCATTGAATGAAAAAGATGCTGAGACCGTACAAGAACTAACGATTTTAAATGGTTCATCCATTTCAAAAGCTGAAGCAAATGCCCTAATCTCATTGGCAAAAGAAGATAAGGATTCGCTTAACCTGGATACTAGCAATCTAAAAGCTTTTTCTTCAGATAATGAATTATTTACGATCATCGATAACGGAAAATGGCTGGGCATTTTCCCACGTTACGGCTTTTCATTACTGCCGCAATATGCAGCAGTAAGTATCCCATTCGATGGGGTTGCAAGTACATTTAATGAACAGGAATTCCCAATCTTAGAGAGTGATGAGTCACAAGTTGTCTACGGGCCAATGGCTCCTGGAAAATATAGCCTGAGAAGCAGCTTTAGTGGAGAATATACAGAAGTAGAATCTGATGAATCCATAATTCTAGCAGATAGCTATAGTGATTGGGTTTCTCATAGTGTTGAGCTTGGTGCAGCTTATGTAACATTGGAGCTTTTCAATAATCACGGTGTACCCATTAAAAATGCATATATTACATTAAATAAGAAAAAAATACCATTCGACGAAGACCTTAGAATCGAATCCCTTGGTCCATTAAATCTAGATGGATCCGTTAAAGTCACGCCAACTGTCGAGACGAATTGGGGAGAGGTCGAATCAGAAAGCATCGCATTGGAAGAGACTTATTATGAAATCGGTGCGAATACATTGAGCAAGACACTGATGGATGAATTGTCAGAAGCCATTTTGTTATATGGAGAAGAATATGCCAAGGCAAATGCCTCCTATGATCCGAGTTTGTTCACCAATATTACGGATGATATGAGAGAAACCTTCCAGTATAATTTTGAGTATTACAGGGGCGAAGGTGACTATTTCTCAGGACAATTAAATTCGATCGAAGTGGATTACAATAATTTAAGATTCGATAGTGATCAGTATATTTCAGTACCTGCTAAGTTCTATTTCACCTCTGCATCTCACAGAGAAGGTGAAAAAGTAGATTTAGGCGAACGAATCGATCACACTGATGTCGAAATAATTTATGATTCAAGTGCTAAAAAATGGCTTATTAATTCCAGTTATTCTGTTGATAGCTGGTTCGATGATAACTTTACTGCAGCGACAACACTGAAAGGCTCGCAGAAATTCTATAAGGCTTCAAAAACCGCTGCTGCAACTGATAGCGAAGGAGAAGCATCAAGCACAGACTTAAACAGTGATGTTGAAGAAACAACATTAAATTATATCTATCAACTGGTCGAAGCAATTAATGCAAATGATTATGATATTGTCCGACCATATATAAAAGATGGAAGTTCACTAAATACGATGCAGCAAGACTTGGTAGATCGATTAAATGAAAGTGGAATGACACAGGAAGTAATCAGCGCATCGGTTTCGAACATTGAAGAAAATAATGGTAAATGGATTGTAACGACAGATGAAACTATCAAGCTAACCTATGAAAGCGGCGATGAAGAAACAAAGGATTATACTTGGA